A single region of the Brachypodium distachyon strain Bd21 chromosome 3, Brachypodium_distachyon_v3.0, whole genome shotgun sequence genome encodes:
- the LOC100832343 gene encoding enhancer of polycomb-like protein 1 isoform X3, which translates to MWSMCGGAKLKTCLTWLWAHPGSAKKNEQEIPTPQYDDVDTYDRDYTRTFAQPTSYIRARGARAEIGEFVEYDLDNEDEDWLEDFNNERINLNPENSSRTSYLQFRIKCFWLEILLFKLEILDLKARERAGIITPTFIGPVPVILQLDSAMEALQYLSVRYTVFQAVYNYWKAKREQWQKPILRRLQPPPPVNDTNPYNVFRPREKAYRLHTRRMQRRENSVQSFEKLRLIQRNLVQAKMLMDALIKREEKKREAMECEVHLRRIQMKYKHEALLIDDGFALSGFQQVPSKFGSSDDDYADSDDTDTEQPVVFHPRFPDNKLSTIPSVRLKRERELKRRRHQNAWLFRRDPEEPIMLFTRPLDPDKLEMARIRPPLDPPIDGGSTAPPFRCQGRIGRGGRIIFDRWNPLLGVPIGQEASHFV; encoded by the exons ATGTGGAG TATGTGTGGAGGTGCAAAACTCAAGACATGTTTGACCTGGCTTTGG GCACATCCAGGATCGGCCAAGAAAAATGAGCAAGAAATACCTACACCGCAGTATGATGATGTTGATACATATGACAGGGACTATACTCGCACCTTTGCACAGCCCACATCTTATATACGTGCACGAGGAG CTCGGGCTGAAATTGGCGAGTTTGTTGAGTATGATCTGGACaatgaagatgaagattgGCTTGAAGATTTTAACAATGAGAGGATAAATCTTAACCCTGAAAA TTCAAGTCGGACCTCTTATCTCCAGTTTAGGATAAAATGTTTTTG GCTGGAGATTCTCCTATTCAAGCTTGAAATTTTGGACCTCAAAGCTCGAGAAAGAGCAGGCATCATAACACCCACCTTCATTGGACCTGTACCAGTCATTTTACAGCTTGATTCTGCTATGGAG GCTTTGCAGTACTTATCAGTTCGCTATACAGTGTTCCAAGCTGTATATAACTACTGGAAAGCAAAG AGAGAGCAGTGGCAAAAGCCCATTTTACGGCGTTTGCAG CCTCCTCCACCGGTGAATGATACAAATCCATACAATGTATTTAGACCAAGAGAGAAGGCTTATCGCCTTCACACAAGGAGG ATGCAAAGACGAGAAAATAGTGTccaatcatttgaaaaactccGTCTG ATCCAGCGCAATCTAGTTCAGGCCAAGATGCTAATGGATGCTCTGATCAAG AGGGAAGAGAAAAAACGTGAGGCCATGGAGTGTGAAGTTCACCTTCGACGCATTCAGATGAAATACAAG CATGAGGCGTTACTTATTGATGATGGATTTGCTCTATCAGGCTTCCAGCAAGTTCCCAGTAAGTTTGGATCAAGCGACGATGATTATGCAGACTCAGATGATACAGATACTGAGCAACCAGTTGTTTTTCATCCTCGATTCCCTGATAACAAGCTATCAACCATCCCATCAGTGCGTTTAAAACGTGAGCGTGAGCTAAAAAGAAGACGTCACCAGAATGCCTGGTTGTTCAGAAGG GATCCTGAGGAACCAATAATGTTATTCACAAGACCACTGGATCCCGATAAGTTGGAGATGGCTAGGATCAGGCCACCACTAGATCCACCTATTGATGGTGGTTCCACCGCACCGCCATTTCGGTGCCAAGGCAGGATTGGACGAGGAGGTCGCATCATCTTTGACCGCTGGAATCCTCTCCTTGGAGTCCCAATCGGCCAGGAGGCATCCCATTTTGTATAA
- the LOC100832343 gene encoding enhancer of polycomb homolog 2 isoform X1, giving the protein MNRLSFRPRPLDIHKKLPIVKSAREFEDDETTLALRAAPPLPRHSVPELAADVEAHPGSAKKNEQEIPTPQYDDVDTYDRDYTRTFAQPTSYIRARGARAEIGEFVEYDLDNEDEDWLEDFNNERINLNPENSSRTSYLQFRIKCFWLEILLFKLEILDLKARERAGIITPTFIGPVPVILQLDSAMEALQYLSVRYTVFQAVYNYWKAKREQWQKPILRRLQPPPPVNDTNPYNVFRPREKAYRLHTRRMQRRENSVQSFEKLRLIQRNLVQAKMLMDALIKREEKKREAMECEVHLRRIQMKYKHEALLIDDGFALSGFQQVPSKFGSSDDDYADSDDTDTEQPVVFHPRFPDNKLSTIPSVRLKRERELKRRRHQNAWLFRRDPEEPIMLFTRPLDPDKLEMARIRPPLDPPIDGGSTAPPFRCQGRIGRGGRIIFDRWNPLLGVPIGQEASHFV; this is encoded by the exons ATGAATCGGCTCTCGTTCAGGCCTCGTCCTCTAGACATCCACAAAAAGCTTCCCATCGTCAAGTCAGCGCGGGAATTCGAAGACGATGAGACCACATTAGCACTCAGGGCTGCCCCACCCCTTCCGCGGCACTCCGTGCCAGAGCTTGCAGCTGATGTGGAG GCACATCCAGGATCGGCCAAGAAAAATGAGCAAGAAATACCTACACCGCAGTATGATGATGTTGATACATATGACAGGGACTATACTCGCACCTTTGCACAGCCCACATCTTATATACGTGCACGAGGAG CTCGGGCTGAAATTGGCGAGTTTGTTGAGTATGATCTGGACaatgaagatgaagattgGCTTGAAGATTTTAACAATGAGAGGATAAATCTTAACCCTGAAAA TTCAAGTCGGACCTCTTATCTCCAGTTTAGGATAAAATGTTTTTG GCTGGAGATTCTCCTATTCAAGCTTGAAATTTTGGACCTCAAAGCTCGAGAAAGAGCAGGCATCATAACACCCACCTTCATTGGACCTGTACCAGTCATTTTACAGCTTGATTCTGCTATGGAG GCTTTGCAGTACTTATCAGTTCGCTATACAGTGTTCCAAGCTGTATATAACTACTGGAAAGCAAAG AGAGAGCAGTGGCAAAAGCCCATTTTACGGCGTTTGCAG CCTCCTCCACCGGTGAATGATACAAATCCATACAATGTATTTAGACCAAGAGAGAAGGCTTATCGCCTTCACACAAGGAGG ATGCAAAGACGAGAAAATAGTGTccaatcatttgaaaaactccGTCTG ATCCAGCGCAATCTAGTTCAGGCCAAGATGCTAATGGATGCTCTGATCAAG AGGGAAGAGAAAAAACGTGAGGCCATGGAGTGTGAAGTTCACCTTCGACGCATTCAGATGAAATACAAG CATGAGGCGTTACTTATTGATGATGGATTTGCTCTATCAGGCTTCCAGCAAGTTCCCAGTAAGTTTGGATCAAGCGACGATGATTATGCAGACTCAGATGATACAGATACTGAGCAACCAGTTGTTTTTCATCCTCGATTCCCTGATAACAAGCTATCAACCATCCCATCAGTGCGTTTAAAACGTGAGCGTGAGCTAAAAAGAAGACGTCACCAGAATGCCTGGTTGTTCAGAAGG GATCCTGAGGAACCAATAATGTTATTCACAAGACCACTGGATCCCGATAAGTTGGAGATGGCTAGGATCAGGCCACCACTAGATCCACCTATTGATGGTGGTTCCACCGCACCGCCATTTCGGTGCCAAGGCAGGATTGGACGAGGAGGTCGCATCATCTTTGACCGCTGGAATCCTCTCCTTGGAGTCCCAATCGGCCAGGAGGCATCCCATTTTGTATAA
- the LOC100832343 gene encoding enhancer of polycomb homolog 2 isoform X2, whose product MNRLSFRPRPLDIHKKLPIVKSAREFEDDETTLALRAAPPLPRHSVPELAADVEAHPGSAKKNEQEIPTPQYDDVDTYDRDYTRTFAQPTSYIRARGARAEIGEFVEYDLDNEDEDWLEDFNNERINLNPEKLEILLFKLEILDLKARERAGIITPTFIGPVPVILQLDSAMEALQYLSVRYTVFQAVYNYWKAKREQWQKPILRRLQPPPPVNDTNPYNVFRPREKAYRLHTRRMQRRENSVQSFEKLRLIQRNLVQAKMLMDALIKREEKKREAMECEVHLRRIQMKYKHEALLIDDGFALSGFQQVPSKFGSSDDDYADSDDTDTEQPVVFHPRFPDNKLSTIPSVRLKRERELKRRRHQNAWLFRRDPEEPIMLFTRPLDPDKLEMARIRPPLDPPIDGGSTAPPFRCQGRIGRGGRIIFDRWNPLLGVPIGQEASHFV is encoded by the exons ATGAATCGGCTCTCGTTCAGGCCTCGTCCTCTAGACATCCACAAAAAGCTTCCCATCGTCAAGTCAGCGCGGGAATTCGAAGACGATGAGACCACATTAGCACTCAGGGCTGCCCCACCCCTTCCGCGGCACTCCGTGCCAGAGCTTGCAGCTGATGTGGAG GCACATCCAGGATCGGCCAAGAAAAATGAGCAAGAAATACCTACACCGCAGTATGATGATGTTGATACATATGACAGGGACTATACTCGCACCTTTGCACAGCCCACATCTTATATACGTGCACGAGGAG CTCGGGCTGAAATTGGCGAGTTTGTTGAGTATGATCTGGACaatgaagatgaagattgGCTTGAAGATTTTAACAATGAGAGGATAAATCTTAACCCTGAAAA GCTGGAGATTCTCCTATTCAAGCTTGAAATTTTGGACCTCAAAGCTCGAGAAAGAGCAGGCATCATAACACCCACCTTCATTGGACCTGTACCAGTCATTTTACAGCTTGATTCTGCTATGGAG GCTTTGCAGTACTTATCAGTTCGCTATACAGTGTTCCAAGCTGTATATAACTACTGGAAAGCAAAG AGAGAGCAGTGGCAAAAGCCCATTTTACGGCGTTTGCAG CCTCCTCCACCGGTGAATGATACAAATCCATACAATGTATTTAGACCAAGAGAGAAGGCTTATCGCCTTCACACAAGGAGG ATGCAAAGACGAGAAAATAGTGTccaatcatttgaaaaactccGTCTG ATCCAGCGCAATCTAGTTCAGGCCAAGATGCTAATGGATGCTCTGATCAAG AGGGAAGAGAAAAAACGTGAGGCCATGGAGTGTGAAGTTCACCTTCGACGCATTCAGATGAAATACAAG CATGAGGCGTTACTTATTGATGATGGATTTGCTCTATCAGGCTTCCAGCAAGTTCCCAGTAAGTTTGGATCAAGCGACGATGATTATGCAGACTCAGATGATACAGATACTGAGCAACCAGTTGTTTTTCATCCTCGATTCCCTGATAACAAGCTATCAACCATCCCATCAGTGCGTTTAAAACGTGAGCGTGAGCTAAAAAGAAGACGTCACCAGAATGCCTGGTTGTTCAGAAGG GATCCTGAGGAACCAATAATGTTATTCACAAGACCACTGGATCCCGATAAGTTGGAGATGGCTAGGATCAGGCCACCACTAGATCCACCTATTGATGGTGGTTCCACCGCACCGCCATTTCGGTGCCAAGGCAGGATTGGACGAGGAGGTCGCATCATCTTTGACCGCTGGAATCCTCTCCTTGGAGTCCCAATCGGCCAGGAGGCATCCCATTTTGTATAA